The segment ACTACAACTACGAAGCGACCAAACAGGCGATCGTCAACGCGATGACCGCCAAGCCGACCATCGACGAAGTTCTGGCCGGCAAAGAAAAAGCGGCTCACCCGTTCCGCGGCTTCTAAGCTGCCGACGGCGCTTTCGCTCTTTCGATAACTTCCGAAAACCGTCCCCACCAGGGCGGTTTTCTTTTTTTCGCCCCAAGAGTTCCTCGCATGCCAACCGCTAAAATCCTGTTGCAGCTCGATCCCGACCCGCAAATCAGCACGTTTGACAGCGTCGTCGCCGTCGACTCCGGCGTCGATCAACTCTTTCGCCACGGCGCCGTCAGCGCTTCGCAGGTACGCGATCTCGTCTATGGACTGATCTTCACGCGTTCCCCAGCGGAGCTGAAGAACTCGGCGATCTTCATCGGCGGCAGCGACGTGACGAAGGCCGAAAGCCTGCTCAAAGCGGCGGTCGGCAGCTTCTTCGGTCCCATGCGAGTTTCGATTCTGTTTGATCCGAACGGCGCCAACACGACGGCGGCCGCTGCAGTTATCGCTGCTGGACGCCATCTGGAGTTGGCCGGCGCCGAAACGCTCGTTCTCGCCGGAACCGGACCTGTCGGGCAACGTGCGGCTCGTCTGCTGGCGAGACAAGGAGCGCGTGTCCGCATCGCTTCACGAAAACTCGACAAGGCGACTGCCGTTTGCGATGCGCTGCAAGAGGACGTTGGCGAGGGAACGTTCGTGCCGTATGCGGTAAGTGATGACGCTAGTCTGACGACCGCGCTGGATGGGGCGGCGGTTGTGATCGCAGCCGGCGCGGCGAACGTTCAACTGGCCAGCCAACAGACGCTCAGCCAGGCGAGCGATCTGAAGGTCATGATCGACCTGAACGCCGCTCCGCCTGTCGGCATCGAAGGGGTCGATCCGATGGACAAAGCGAAGGAGCGCGATGGGAGAATCTGCTACGGCGCGATCGGCGTCGGTGGAACCAAAATGAAGATCCACAAACAAGCGCTTGTCCGGATCTTTGAGCGGAACGACCTGGTTCTGAATGCGGAGGAGGCCTACGAGATCGGACTCGGCCTCGAGTAACCCTCGCCGGCATAACCGGCAAGACCGTTACCACCCTAACAGACCGTCGAAAAACGGGGCGACGGGAGGATCAGCGGTCAGCCGAGTGGGACGCAAATGCCGATGCTAGAGAGGAGTCGCACTCGGGGCGACGATTCTCATTGCTGTAAGGCCACGTTCCATGATTCGTACACTGCTGGCATCCCTGACGCTTTGCCTCGCTATGGCGGCGATTGGCCAGGCCGCTCCCCCTTCGTACCTGATTCTGACGCCGCAGAAGTCGAACGCGGCCCCGTACTATGGGCACTACTACCATGGGTACGGCTACTCGGTCAGCACGCCTGCCTACAGTTACGGATATTTCGGCGCGTGCTCAGCGCGCGACACGTGGACCGGGCATACCGGTTACCATCGAGAATACTTCGAGTGGCGCACCTACTAGCCGTCTCTCAACTGACGACTAGCGAGCGTAACCAATGAAGAAGCTGAAGACCTGCGTGCGGTCGCTGTCAGCCTTGTTAACCGGGAACGCAAAGTCGAGCGCGATTGGAGCCTGACCCAACGCCGGAACCGAAATGCGAAGACCGAAACCAGGCGCCACGTCGAATTCATCCCAGACCAGCTTCGTCGATTCTTGGACGGTACCGACGTCGGTGAAAATCACCCCTTTCAACATGTCGTCCGCCGTAATCGGGAAGAGGTATTCGACCGATCCCAGCACGCGGAACGGACCGCCGGTGTAAACGCCCCCTTCGACCGGACCGACGCCGCGGAAGTCGAAACCGCGCAGCGTCGAGTAACCGCCCGCAAAGTAGTTCTCGAAGATCGGCGTATTCGAGCCGGAGAAACCTGCACGAGCCGACAAGCCGAGCGTATGTCGCCCCGAACCGTCCGCACGTTCGCGCAGCAGGAAGTAGCGACGCATGTCGACTTCAGCACGCGGGAAGTTGTAATCGCCGAACGCTTGCTCGAAACTCATTTCGATCAAGTGACCTTCGGTTGGCGCGAACGGCTGATCGCGCGTGTCGTGCGTAATCGTCAACTGGCCGCTGAACAGGTCATGGCTGCCGAGCGCCGCGTTCAACGATGGCGAGGTGTTCAAACGGGGATCCGAGATGTCGACGTTTTCCATTCGGAGGTTGGCGCCGATCGATAAGTCCGGCGTCAAGCGGTAGCCAAGGCCGACTCGACCGCCGACGCGGTTTTCATTCCAGTCGCGATAAATGCGGTCGAAGTAGTAAGCGCTCAAGTTCATGCTGATGTTGGTGCGGAACAGATACGGCTCGGTGAAGGTCGCCATGTAGCGCTGCACCTGCGTACCGGGAAGAGCTTCCAAGCGGAACCCCTGCCCTGCCCCGCGGAACGCCCGTCCGTTCCAGACGTCATCCCAACTGGTCGGAACCGCCGCATAGTCGAAGTTGCGTTCGTCGACGACGATCGAGCCGGTCACGCCCGCGTCCGAGTTCACGCCGACGCCGAACTGGAACCGACCGGTTTGAGCTTCTTGCGCGTTGACCAAAATGTCGGCCGTTCGCCCCGGCAAAAACGGTTGGCGACTCGGATCGTAGACCGGATCGGGACCGACGATCGCATCCGGGCCAAGGGGCGGATTGTAGATCGGGGCGCCGCCGAAAGGACGGCCTAGCGGAGCGACCGAAGCCGGCGGCGGCAACGTTTGCTGTTGAACGTAACCGTTGGAGACCGCTTGATCGTAGGCGTTGGGATTGTAAGGAGCGCCGCCGACGACGGTCGACTGCGGATAGGCGGTAGCGGCCGGCGCGGTGGTTTGACCGGCGACCGGAGCTTGCGGCAGCGGCGGAGCGGTGTACTGCACCTGCTTGATCGGCTCGCCCGAAGCGGGCATTCCATTGCGGTATTGATTGTCATTGCCCGGCGACGATTGGCGATTGGCGCCATCGTCGGTCGCCAAAGCGGCGTCCTGAGCGCGAACGATCGGCGGCTTGCCCGCAGCGACGATCGATTGATCCGTAGTCGGCCCAGTCGAAAACGTTGACGGTATCGCCGCGACCTGCGCACCTGGAGTGGTGCAGCCGACCGCCGCAAAGACGGCGGTAAGCATCGTCAGGCTTGTGAGTTTCCAGCTATATCTCACGAAGGAATCCTTCTCGACCGGGGGGAGGTCGCCTATATCAATGTCGCAGGCTTCAAGGTTACCAAGGCGCAGCGGCAGGAGCCGAGTACCGAGACGGACGGAAGTCGGGTGGAGCGACCTGAGTTCCCATCTGAACAGCCGGAACTTGCGGCTGCTGATACTGACTCGGCTGTTGGTTGTACGTCGGCTGCTGGTACTGAACCGGTTGGCCATAGTACGCAGGCGGCGTCGCAGCTTCAGGACTTTGTCCTCGATAAGTCGGATCGGAAGCGTCACCCCGTTTGTCGGCGATGTCGCTGACTTCCGGCGGTTTCACCTGAATCGTCGGTTTGATTCCGCGATGCGGTTCGTTGACGAACAGCTGCGACGAGACCAGTCGTCGTTCGCTGTCGCGAATCTTGCGAATGTCGATGATGTCGCCCGGAACCAGGTCCAGGCGGTTCAGCACGACGTCGCGTTGCGTATGCGGATATTCGCCGTCGATCTTCACGTCGATGCGACCGACGCGATACTGCTCCCCTTCCCGAATGTCGTAGACCAGGTCAATCTGGCCCGGCTCTTCCAGGAAGCGAGGTTCGGCCTGTACGTCAGCGTGAATGTAACCTTGGGCTCCGTACAAGTCGGTCAGGGCCGCGAGGTCGGAGTTCATCTTCTTCTGATCGAAGAACTGCCCCTCGGTCAGCTTCACTTGCGTGGCGAGTTGCTCTTCGTTGAATTTGGTTTGTCCCACGAAGGCGACGTTGCGGACTTCATAGCGCATCCCTTCGTCGACGACGAAGGTGATGTTCACCCACAACCCCGACTCGGTGTACTCCATGATCCGATTGACCTGGGCTTGGAAGTAACCGAGACCGCGATAGTAAGACGTCAACGCTTCGACGTCCGCTTCGACCTGATCCATGTCGACTTTGCCGCGCACGTACCAGAGGAAACCGGGCTTCGATTTGACCTGGGTCTTCAGACGACCATCGGACGAAATCGAGTTGCCGACGAAGCTGGTCGAAAGGACTCGCGCCAGCGGTCCTTCATGAACCATGAACGCGACGCCGTTGGCGTCGGCGTCCAACCCTTCGACGATCGTCACCGAAGCCATCCCATGACCGCGCGTGCGGTAATATTCTTCCACGCGTCGTCGCGCGTCTTCGACAACAAAGCGATTGAGCGCGCCGCCAACTTCCAGTCCCGATTTTTTCAGCAGCGCTTTGTCGGTCGCCGACTCGTTGCCGATGAATTTCACGTATTGGATCGAGGGACGTTCGAACACTTGGAAAGTGACGACGACCCCTTGCGCCGACTGTTGCGTCAGAATCTTGACGTCTTTGAAAAGCCCGGACTCGGCCAACTTGCGTACGTCGGACTGAATCATTTCCGGATCGAACTCGCGATCGGCTCGCGAACGAATCATCGAGCGAATCTTCGCTTCTTGCGTGTGGTTGTTGCCGGTGATCCGCAAATCGACGATCTGCGGTCGCGTTGGAATCGCGCCCGGTTCGGCCGGGACCGGCGTCAACATCGCCGGATCGATGTTCGCAGGATCAAAACCTTGGGCGAGACTGGTTTCGCTACTCGCAACGAGGAGCGAAAGACCGCACCCGAAACCGAGTGCGAACGCAGCTATTTGGCGGCAATTTAGCACAATATCGTCCTTGAATTCTGGCCCGTCGCGCGATCCGTGCGCGGCGATAGGCGACTAGCCTATGTAAGCGGTTGGGTAGAGATACTGAATGAGCGACGCTACGGCAAGACGGATTCGGCCTTGTTTGCGCAACTGTCAGCAACGCGATACGTTACGCGAGGTCTGGCAAATCGGTTCAGATCGATTTACGCCGCCAGGTGCTAGCTGCTGGCGAACTCGGTCCAGACCCCAGCAATCCGCCGCTGGTGGGGCAAAAACGACGCTTTGTAGCTCATGTGGGGCGACTCGGCGATGTAGAAGCCGAGGTACAGATAGCGTCGGTCGGTCTCGCGACAGAATTCCCACTGTTTGAGAACCGAGTAAGTTCCCAGCGACAAATCGCTCTCGTTCGGGTCATAGCAGCAATAGACAGCTGATAGCGAGTCATCCCCTAAATCGGCGGTCGCCGCCGCCACGAGTCGCTCTTCCAGGTAGTAGCCGAACTCAACCGTCTCGCAACACGACTCGACCAGGAACTCGCCGTACTGATGAGCGTTAATCGCCGCCTGACCGTCGTCAGAAAGACCGCGTCCTTCTTTGTGCAGGTTGTAGATCCGCGCATGCTCCTCATCCGCGATCGGAGCGCCGACGACCGTCCTCAGTACGGCGTCCCCTTTTGCTAGCACGCGACGATGCCGCCGACGCGGCTCAAACTTCTTCACGTCCAACCGAATTGGTTCGCATGCCCGACAGGCGCGGCAGCAGACATGATAGAGATAGATGCCGGCACGACGCGCACCTTGCGAGAGGGCGAGATCGACATCAGCGCCAGACATCGCGGACAAGGGATAATAGAGGGGAAGCCGTGCGCGGCGTCCCGCCAAATAGGGACACTTTTCTTCGTGGTCCCAAACCTTGAATCCGAGGATCTGATCCATGCCGGCGCTCTTCGTTCGCCTTTGCCGATGCAGTCCGCTTTAAAACTCGCCCCCGCCGTTAAAGGCTGAGAAGTCGTCCGGCTCGCGCTCGAACGCGTTTTCAAAGCGGGTAAAGTCGCGGAGCCAAGTCAGCTGAACTTCGCCGACCGGACCGTTACGCTGTTTGGCGATAATGATCTCGGCCTTACCGGCGAACTGATCGCGCTCCTCTCCATGATGATAGTACTCTTCACGGTGTACGAACATCACAACGTCGGCGTCTTGTTCGATAGCGCCCGATTCGCGGAGGTGGCTGAGCTTCGGTCGGTTGTCCTTCGAAGCTTCCGCCTGGCGGTTCAGCTGGGCCAGACACAAGATCGGCACGTCCATTTCACGCGCCATCCCCTTCAAACGGCGGGCGATCTTCGCCACTTGTTCCTGACGGGGGTCATTGGAGTTATCGGGCTCGATCAGCTGCAAGTAGTCGATCACGATCATCCCCAGACGACCATGACGACGCTTGATGCGTCGGGCGCCGGCCGCGATCTGCGAAACCGTACGCGAGGGGGAGTCGTCGACGAATAGGGGCGATTCGGCGACCAGGGCCGACTTCTCGACCAGGCGGCGACGGTCGTCGGCCGAGATCGTTCCGTTACGCAGGCGGTGACCGTTCACCTTGGCGACCGAGCAGAGCAAACGATCGCAAAGTTCGATCGCCCCCATTTCGAGGCTGATGAACAGCACCGGCGTCTTGTCGTGGACGGCGACGTTTTCGGCGATGTTCATCGCGAACGCCGTTTTACCCATCGACGGACGAGCCGCGAGAATCAAAAGCTCTGAACCATGGAAGCCGCCGGTCATGCCGTCCAAATCGGTGTAGCCGGTCGCAACGCCGTCTTCCAGATGTTCGCCGCGAAGACGCGCGTCGATACGTTCCATCGACGCGGTGACGATGTCGCTCATGCTCGACATCGAGTTCGAACTACGGGTGTCCGTAATCGCGAAAATCTTTTCTTCCGCCCGGCTCACCAGGCGGTCCGACTTGTCGTTTTCCTCGTAGGCGTCGCGGAGGATGTCGGTCGCGGCGCCGATCAGATTGCGATTGATCGCTTTGGCGGCGACGATCTGGGCATAGTGCTCGGCGTGGGCGGCGTTCGGAACGCTGTTCAGCACGCGGGCCAGATAGGCGGCGCCTCCGATGAACTCGAAGTCGCCGTCCGCTTTCAGCTGCTCGGCCAACAGCGTCAGGTCGACCTTGCGACCGCTGTCGTGCAGACGAACCATATGTTCGTACAGCTTCTTGTTCGCCTCGTCGTAGAAGTCGTCAGGCCGGACGATCATCACCACTTCGTCGGCGCAGTCAGGGAGCAGGAAGATGCTGCCGAGCACCCCCATTTCCGCTTCCAGATTGCACGGCGGCTGCCGATCGAAGATCTCGCTCGTCGGCTGCTGTTCGCGGTCCGCCTTATCGACGCGTTTGAATTTCGTCTTCATGAGCACCTTCCCTGATTAGCGGTCGATCCGGCGCGGCCATTCGCCGCGGGATCAATCATACTTGGGCGATGTTGGGCGGCAATCGAGCGGCGACCTCAAGCCGCAAAGTCGCGCCGTAAGTCGAACCGCCGCAACGCGCCGCGGCGAAAATCGCGGCGTGAATAACCTGTCGAAAAAAAGAGCCGTCCTGTTGGGGACGGCTCTTGAGAATCGCTTTTGCGGATCGACGGATCGCGGACAATCGCCCCTGCGATGCAATTATTCGTCGCCGGTGACGGTCGGAACAACCCACACTTTGAGTTCCGATTCGATTTCGGCGTGCAGGTGAATCTTGACCGTGTAGAGACCGAGTTCCTTCAGCGGACCTTCCAGGCGAACCTGATCGGCGGTGATCGTGAAGTTCTGTTCCTTCAAAGCCGAGACGATGTCGGCCGGACCAACGCTGCCGTAGAGGTGGCCTTCGTCGTTGGCGTTGGCTTCGATCGTGACGCTCTGGCGGTTGAGCAGGTCGGCGATCGCGCGGAGACCGGCCAATCGCGACTTTTCGATTTCGAGCAGCTTAGCGCGGTGCTTTTCGACCATCCGCTTGTGGTGCGGGGTGGCGATCGTGGCCAGACCTTGCGGGATCAGGTAGTTGTTGGCGTAGCCCGGACGGACTTCAACGACGTCCCCTTGCTTGCCCAGGTGATCAACCGATTGGATCAGCAGCAATTCGATACCGCCGTGCTTCCCTTTGGGGAGACGCTTCCAAACACGTTCACTATGCTTTTCGGCACGAATGCTCGCCATGATCGAAATTCCTCTTGCGTTTCACTCTGCCCAGCGAACTGCGTTCGGGGCGTCTGTTCGGATAATGTAAGGTTGTTTGTTTGGATTAGAACGGGATGTCGTCCGACGAACCGCCGAACGAATCGTAGTCGTCGCCGCCGCCGTAGCCGCCGCCAAAATCGTCGCCGCCACCTTTGTTACCGCCGCCACGATTGGGCGCCGATTGCGGTTGACGACGTTGACCGCCGCCACCACCGCTGGACGGGCCTCCTTGACCAGGGCCGCGAGCGCTGAGCATCTGCATCTTTTCGCCGACGACGCGAAGCTTCGATCGCTTCTGTCCGTCGGTTTCCCAGGTATCGAGCTTCAAGCGACCTTCGACCAACACCGGCGAGCCTTTGCTCAGGTATTCGCTGGCGATCTCCGCCGTCCGGCCCCAGAGCGTCACGTCGACGAAAGTCGTTTCGTCGACCCATTCGCCCGAGGCGGTCTTGCGGCGATCGTTCACAGCCAGCCCGATCTCGGCGACCGCCGAACCGCTTTGGATATAGCGGACTTCGACGTCGCGGGTCAGGTTGCCGACCAGAATCACCCGGTTAAAACTCGCCATGTGTCGATCTCCACTGTGCTTTGTCGGTTCCAGCGTCACCTAAGTAGTGAACGCTTGTTAACCAACAGCCTACCAAATCGGCGCGCCTCGTGCGACTTGCCGTCCCGCAAAATTGCGACTTAGTCGATGTCGGCCGTGGCCGCTTCTTCTTCGTCGGCGGTCGAATCTTCGTCGCTCGGAGCAGCTTCCACCGCGCCGGTCGCGTGGGCGATCAACATGTCGATAATTCGCGGATCGTGCTTCACGAACATGAAGCGGACGAAGTTATCGTTGATGTTGCACTGGTAGGTCAGTTCGGTCAGCTTGGTGCTTTCCAGGCTGAAGTAGGTCAACCAGTAGGTCCCTTTGCGGTGCCCGTTGATCGGGTAAGCCAGGCGTTGTTCGACCCACATGCGGCTCACCAAGAGTTCGCCGCCGAGCTTTTCGACGTATTCCTGAATCTGACCAGCGACGCCGCCCGGATCGCGAGCGTATCGGTTGGAATCCAGGATAAACAGCCCTTCATAAACGTTGGCCGCCAATGTCGATCTCCTAAACGTGATTTGAGTTGTTGCTAACCGAAGTCGGCGTTAGTTGTATTGGTTCATGCAGTACTTGAGGTCGTGAGCGATCCAATCCGCTATGGCCCGCGTCGCGCGGTCTAACGTAAAGTCGATCTCGGCCCGCTCTTGGGGAGCAAACTTCCCCAGGACGAAACTGGATACGTCCCGTCCTTGGGGCAACGGCCCAATTCCGATTCGTAACCGGGGAACTTCGTCCGTCCCCAATTTGCGAAGGATGTCCGACAGCCCTTTCTGGCCGCCCGAGGAGCCTCCGCTGCGAAACCTCAGCGTGCCGATCGGCAAATTGAAGTCATCGCAAACGACCAGCACCGACTCGCAGGGCACTTTGAAAAAATCCAAGGCGGCCCGGACGCTTGTCCCGCTGTTGTTCATAAAGGTGTGAGGATAAAGAAGAATCGTCTTCTCTCCCCCCACGCCAAGTTCGATCACGTTGCCGTTGAACTTGGCTTTTGGCGTTACTCCGGAATTGGCGGCGATCCGATCGAGCGCCTCAAATCCGACGTTGTGCCTTGTTTTTTCGTATTTGGGCCCGGGATTTCCCAGCCCCACTACCAATTTCATGCCACGCCCAGACTTGGCTTTTCAGCCAGCTTAGCGGTAAAAGTCGATGTGTTGGACTTCGAGGCCGTAGGTGTCCCACTGGATGTCGCGCATCACCACGTTGCCGGTAATGTCGCCAGCCAGCTCGATGTTCTTCGCCTTGTGGCGAACAACCGCGGCGAACTCTTCGGCACAAACTTCCAGCGAAATCGACTCTTGCCCGTTGCCGTACAGCACAGCCGGGATTTTGCCAGCGTTACGCAGGCGACGGTTGTTAAGCTTGCCCGTCAGCTCACGCTTTTTAACGTTCAGCACTTCGGCCATCGGAACCCTCGAAACTCGATTGTCTTCTATGGATATTCCGCCGCATTTTACAGCTTCGGCGGAGTCAGGAGCTTCTCTTGCGACTCTTGGGAGAATCGGAAACACGTTATTTTGCCAGATGTTTTGGGGTTTACAAGCCCAAACAAGCGGCTGGGGTGGGAAAACGCAATCGGTTTTCATTTTCTCCGCAGCAGCAGCTAAGTGTTTACGCAGTCTGGCGATAGGGCCGGCCAAGCCGATTTCCCCCTTCTTTTTATAA is part of the Blastopirellula sediminis genome and harbors:
- a CDS encoding NADP-dependent methylenetetrahydromethanopterin/methylenetetrahydrofolate dehydrogenase; its protein translation is MPTAKILLQLDPDPQISTFDSVVAVDSGVDQLFRHGAVSASQVRDLVYGLIFTRSPAELKNSAIFIGGSDVTKAESLLKAAVGSFFGPMRVSILFDPNGANTTAAAAVIAAGRHLELAGAETLVLAGTGPVGQRAARLLARQGARVRIASRKLDKATAVCDALQEDVGEGTFVPYAVSDDASLTTALDGAAVVIAAGAANVQLASQQTLSQASDLKVMIDLNAAPPVGIEGVDPMDKAKERDGRICYGAIGVGGTKMKIHKQALVRIFERNDLVLNAEEAYEIGLGLE
- a CDS encoding BamA/OMP85 family outer membrane protein produces the protein MRYSWKLTSLTMLTAVFAAVGCTTPGAQVAAIPSTFSTGPTTDQSIVAAGKPPIVRAQDAALATDDGANRQSSPGNDNQYRNGMPASGEPIKQVQYTAPPLPQAPVAGQTTAPAATAYPQSTVVGGAPYNPNAYDQAVSNGYVQQQTLPPPASVAPLGRPFGGAPIYNPPLGPDAIVGPDPVYDPSRQPFLPGRTADILVNAQEAQTGRFQFGVGVNSDAGVTGSIVVDERNFDYAAVPTSWDDVWNGRAFRGAGQGFRLEALPGTQVQRYMATFTEPYLFRTNISMNLSAYYFDRIYRDWNENRVGGRVGLGYRLTPDLSIGANLRMENVDISDPRLNTSPSLNAALGSHDLFSGQLTITHDTRDQPFAPTEGHLIEMSFEQAFGDYNFPRAEVDMRRYFLLRERADGSGRHTLGLSARAGFSGSNTPIFENYFAGGYSTLRGFDFRGVGPVEGGVYTGGPFRVLGSVEYLFPITADDMLKGVIFTDVGTVQESTKLVWDEFDVAPGFGLRISVPALGQAPIALDFAFPVNKADSDRTQVFSFFIGYAR
- a CDS encoding BamA/OMP85 family outer membrane protein; the encoded protein is MLTPVPAEPGAIPTRPQIVDLRITGNNHTQEAKIRSMIRSRADREFDPEMIQSDVRKLAESGLFKDVKILTQQSAQGVVVTFQVFERPSIQYVKFIGNESATDKALLKKSGLEVGGALNRFVVEDARRRVEEYYRTRGHGMASVTIVEGLDADANGVAFMVHEGPLARVLSTSFVGNSISSDGRLKTQVKSKPGFLWYVRGKVDMDQVEADVEALTSYYRGLGYFQAQVNRIMEYTESGLWVNITFVVDEGMRYEVRNVAFVGQTKFNEEQLATQVKLTEGQFFDQKKMNSDLAALTDLYGAQGYIHADVQAEPRFLEEPGQIDLVYDIREGEQYRVGRIDVKIDGEYPHTQRDVVLNRLDLVPGDIIDIRKIRDSERRLVSSQLFVNEPHRGIKPTIQVKPPEVSDIADKRGDASDPTYRGQSPEAATPPAYYGQPVQYQQPTYNQQPSQYQQPQVPAVQMGTQVAPPDFRPSRYSAPAAAPW
- a CDS encoding arginyltransferase, with the protein product MDQILGFKVWDHEEKCPYLAGRRARLPLYYPLSAMSGADVDLALSQGARRAGIYLYHVCCRACRACEPIRLDVKKFEPRRRHRRVLAKGDAVLRTVVGAPIADEEHARIYNLHKEGRGLSDDGQAAINAHQYGEFLVESCCETVEFGYYLEERLVAAATADLGDDSLSAVYCCYDPNESDLSLGTYSVLKQWEFCRETDRRYLYLGFYIAESPHMSYKASFLPHQRRIAGVWTEFASS
- the dnaB gene encoding replicative DNA helicase yields the protein MKTKFKRVDKADREQQPTSEIFDRQPPCNLEAEMGVLGSIFLLPDCADEVVMIVRPDDFYDEANKKLYEHMVRLHDSGRKVDLTLLAEQLKADGDFEFIGGAAYLARVLNSVPNAAHAEHYAQIVAAKAINRNLIGAATDILRDAYEENDKSDRLVSRAEEKIFAITDTRSSNSMSSMSDIVTASMERIDARLRGEHLEDGVATGYTDLDGMTGGFHGSELLILAARPSMGKTAFAMNIAENVAVHDKTPVLFISLEMGAIELCDRLLCSVAKVNGHRLRNGTISADDRRRLVEKSALVAESPLFVDDSPSRTVSQIAAGARRIKRRHGRLGMIVIDYLQLIEPDNSNDPRQEQVAKIARRLKGMAREMDVPILCLAQLNRQAEASKDNRPKLSHLRESGAIEQDADVVMFVHREEYYHHGEERDQFAGKAEIIIAKQRNGPVGEVQLTWLRDFTRFENAFEREPDDFSAFNGGGEF
- the rplI gene encoding 50S ribosomal protein L9; translated protein: MASIRAEKHSERVWKRLPKGKHGGIELLLIQSVDHLGKQGDVVEVRPGYANNYLIPQGLATIATPHHKRMVEKHRAKLLEIEKSRLAGLRAIADLLNRQSVTIEANANDEGHLYGSVGPADIVSALKEQNFTITADQVRLEGPLKELGLYTVKIHLHAEIESELKVWVVPTVTGDE
- the ssb gene encoding single-stranded DNA-binding protein, with translation MASFNRVILVGNLTRDVEVRYIQSGSAVAEIGLAVNDRRKTASGEWVDETTFVDVTLWGRTAEIASEYLSKGSPVLVEGRLKLDTWETDGQKRSKLRVVGEKMQMLSARGPGQGGPSSGGGGGQRRQPQSAPNRGGGNKGGGDDFGGGYGGGDDYDSFGGSSDDIPF
- the rpsF gene encoding 30S ribosomal protein S6, with product MAANVYEGLFILDSNRYARDPGGVAGQIQEYVEKLGGELLVSRMWVEQRLAYPINGHRKGTYWLTYFSLESTKLTELTYQCNINDNFVRFMFVKHDPRIIDMLIAHATGAVEAAPSDEDSTADEEEAATADID
- the pth gene encoding aminoacyl-tRNA hydrolase is translated as MKLVVGLGNPGPKYEKTRHNVGFEALDRIAANSGVTPKAKFNGNVIELGVGGEKTILLYPHTFMNNSGTSVRAALDFFKVPCESVLVVCDDFNLPIGTLRFRSGGSSGGQKGLSDILRKLGTDEVPRLRIGIGPLPQGRDVSSFVLGKFAPQERAEIDFTLDRATRAIADWIAHDLKYCMNQYN